In Cydia fagiglandana chromosome 9, ilCydFagi1.1, whole genome shotgun sequence, a single window of DNA contains:
- the LOC134667309 gene encoding ubiquitin carboxyl-terminal hydrolase 4, whose translation MSTNNLSSVLKSCSESELINEVADNNMTPKQVEGSRLKRTFTLPRNPFGTTKPGSSKSKSNDSDNKQVSASSTIAEPTKDDGVIERKLFRRPSWKRFLNKIAQHMSTVNVSGVKSAPAVLNGERVPCSGDPPWPPGSTPAATGIKNHGNTCYMNAVLQCLSHTDVIAEYFVLDHYKVDLQKRNKINSKKYGTRGEVTEQLATLLKALWACRYTPDMSTAFKGAVERHGMQYRGNSQHDAQEFLFWLLDKVHEDLNTATKKKYKTIKNTCGKPDEVVAAETLANHARRNSSFVQAVFQAQYRSALTCAKCERTSCTFDPFHCVSVQLPPRPAAAQISPLPVNVVYVNQQPRQVRIGVELKPNSTMEDLRTTLHTDTGIERDNIILAEINETGWCVARAGWEPAGLDFGALYCMEAPPLLQTPTTPYLLILWVNLLDGERFGSPYAMQVPRETSYVDLQKLLLKEMSAVVAELVLEGAQAADIFRARIAEPHRPRDPAYLQPELPHPLFALDVEQALCAHDKHPHLRLELLWDPAHRDSIIRDPLEACEVHVSAHGSAAPLTLHACLAHYTRAEQLAQEDAWRCPQCQRYMPVVKTLGLWSLPDILVIHLKRFRQQAKCRTSTKLTTMVEFPLSDLDMTPHLAPRGDGAHAHAHAHSHSAGHSRSPRRRASRPGPTHNTYDLYAVCYHHGDDLETGHYTAACRNPYDGRWYKFDDSRVTPVDDDNAPGELVNNTAYMLFYRRKRPAVAPAHAADDAGHWALRMPKYVKRPSETLNEIAEVKDEVAEDAKIEAPGDEPESESEITPPTRSPSARSVASLPDDGVAETRPADPAPVVHNTAIIQSPTLQRPLIVEVNGNRPTGGPSECDNESSASLEPYIHKDVHINPKMTPVDTRRPRSVDYPPRGATRDANRNYDSSPLVASINGVEYHPTTEDLVLTMFQDSKYIVPRHANIAGESHRTGEKSSVWKTRIST comes from the exons ATGTCGACTAATAATTTGTCATCAGTTCTAAAATCATGTTCGGAGAGTGAATTAATTAACGAAGTGGCGGATAATAACATGACACCAAAACAGGTGGAAGGATCCCGACTGAAGAGGACCTTTACGTTGCCTCGCAATCCTTTTGGTACCACTAAACCAGGTTCCAGCAAAAGTAAGAGCAACGATAGCGACAATAAGCAAGTGAGTGCCAGCTCCACAATCGCAGAACCCACGAAGGACGACGGTGTAATTGAGAGGAAGTTGTTTAGAAGGCCATCATGGAAACGATTTCTGAACAAAATAGCGCAACATATGAGCACCGTTAATGTGTCCGGG GTAAAATCAGCTCCAGCAGTCTTGAATGGTGAGAGAGTTCCGTGCAGCGGTGACCCTCCATGGCCCCCAGGCTCCACTCCAGCTGCTACAGGCATCAAAAACCATGGCAACACTTGTTATATGAACGCTGTATTGCAGTGCCTTTCACATACTGATGTTATTGCAGAATATTTTGTGCTAGATCATTACAAG GTAGACTTACAAAAGAGGAATAAAATTAACTCAAAAAAATATGGCACAAGAGGGGAAGTAACGGAACAACTAGCAACTCTCCTCAAAGCTCTCTGGGCTTGCAGATACACACCTGACATGAGTACTGCATTCAAG GGTGCAGTGGAGAGGCATGGCATGCAGTACAGAGGGAACAGCCAGCATGACGCGCAAGAGTTTCTTTTTTGGTTGCTTGATAAGGTCCATGAAGATTTAAACACTGCCActaaaaagaaatataaaaccATTAAG AACACATGCGGTAAACCTGACGAGGTGGTTGCCGCGGAAACCTTAGCTAATCACGCTAGAAGAAATAGTTCATTTGTCCAGGCAGTATTTCAAGCTCAATACCG GTCGGCATTGACGTGCGCGAAGTGTGAGCGGACATCGTGTACATTCGACCCTTTCCATTGCGTGAGCGTACAGCTACCGCCCAGGCCGGCCGCTGCACAAATCTCTCCCTTACCTGTTAAT GTTGTATATGTGAACCAACAACCCCGCCAAGTCCGCATCGGCGTTGAGCTGAAACCCAACTCCACAATGGAAGACCTGCGAACAACCCTACATACGGACACTGGCATCGAACGTGACAACATCATTTTGGCCGAAATTAATGAAACTG GCTGGTGCGTGGCCCGCGCCGGGTGGGAGCCGGCGGGGCTGGACTTCGGCGCGCTGTACTGCATGGAGGCGCCGCCGCTGCTGCAGACGCCCACCACGCCCTATCTGCTCATCCTCTGGGTCAACCTACTAGACGGGGAGCGTTTTG GATCGCCGTACGCGATGCAAGTGCCGCGCGAGACGTCGTACGTGGACCTGCAGAAGCTGCTGCTGAAGGAGATGAGCGCGGTGGTGGCGGAGCTGGTGCTGGAGGGCGCGCAGGCCGCCGACATCTTCCGCGCGCGCATCGCCGAGCCGCACCGGCCCCGCGACCCCGCCTACCTGCAGCCCGAG CTTCCCCATCCTTTGTTCGCTCTGGATGTAGAGCAGGCGCTATGCGCGCACGACAAGCACCCGCACCTCCGACTCGAGCTGCTATGGGACCCAGCGCACAGAGACAG CATAATCCGGGACCCACTGGAGGCGTGCGAGGTGCACGTGTCGGCGCACGGCTCGGCGGCGCCGCTCACGCTGCACGCCTGCCTCGCGCACTACACGCGCGCAGAGCAGCTGGCCCAGGAGGACGCTTGGCG ATGCCCCCAGTGCCAGAGGTATATGCCGGTCGTTAAAACGCTCGGCCTGTGGTCGCTGCCGGATATCTTGGTCATTCATCTCAAACGGTTTCGGCA GCAAGCCAAGTGTCGAACGAGTACAAAGTTGACGACAATGGTGGAGTTTCCCCTGAGCGACCTGGACATGACGCCGCACCTGGCGCCGCGCGGCGACGGcgcgcacgcgcacgcgcacgcgcaCTCGCACTCGGCCGGCCACTCGCGCTCCCCGCGCCGGCGCGCCTCGCGGCCCGGCCCCACCCACAACACCTACGACCTGTACGCCGTCTGCTACCACCACGGCGACGACCTCGAGACCGGCCACTACACCGCCGCCTGCCGCAACCCCTACGACGGCCGCTGGTACAAGTTCGACGACTCGCGCGTCACGCCCGTCGACGACGACAACGCCCCCGGCGAGCTCGTCAACAACACCGCCTACATGCTCTTCTACAGGCGGAAGAGGCCCGCCGTCGCTCCCGCGCACGCCGCGGACGACGCGGGCCACTGGGCGCTCCGGATGCCGAAATACGTGAAACGACCGAGCGAAACTCTCAACGAGATCGCCGAGGTGAAGGACGAAGTCGCCGAGGACGCTAAGATCGAAGCTCCCGGCGACGAGCCCGAGTCCGAGTCGGAGATCACCCCGCCGACGCGCAGCCCCTCGGCGCGGAGCGTCGCCAGCCTGCCCGACGACGGCGTCGCGGAGACCCGCCCGGCCGACCCCGCGCCCGTCGTACATAACACCGCTATTATCCAATCCCCGACTCTGCAGCGGCCGCTAATAGTCGAGGTGAACGGCAACCGACCGACCGGCGGCCCGAGCGAGTGCGACAACGAATCTAGCGCGTCCCTCGAACCGTACATCCATAAAGACGTGCACATAAATCCGAAGATGACCCCCGTGGACACTCGGCGGCCGCGCTCCGTGGACTACCCGCCGCGCGGGGCGACCCGCGACGCCAACCGCAACTACGACAGCTCGCCGCTGGTGGCCAGCATCAACGGCGTGGAGTACCACCCCACCACCGAGGACCTAGTGCTCACCATGTTCCAGGACTCCAAGTACATCGTTCCGCGCCACGCCAACATCGCGGGGGAATCTCATAGAACAG GTGAAAAGTCTTCCGTTTGGAAAACTCGAATATCCACATGA